TTCGGCCGCGGACGTCGAGGACGGGCTCGCGCGCATCGATCGCGCCGGGGTCCTCGGCATCGTCGCCGACCGCGCCCGCGCGCAGCTCGCTGCGGCGCTCGCCGCGATCGAGCGCCTGCCCCCGTCCGCGGCTCGGGGCGCCCTCGTCGACCTCGCGCGTGGCATGGACGAGCGCACGGCCTGAGCGCTGCGCGTTCGTTGACTTCGCCGGACCCGCCGCCGAAGATGCGGCGATGCCCCGGGATGGCTTCGATCGCGAGATCGATTATCTGCGCATCTCGCTGACGGACCGGTGCAACCTGCGCTGCGTCTACTGCATGCCGCTCGGGCCCCTGCGCTTCCTTCCCCCCGGCGAGCTCCTGACGGCGGCCGAGATCGAAGCCGTCGTGCGGGCCGCCGTCGCCGTCGGCTTCCGCAAGTTCCGCTTCACCGGCGGAGAGCCGACGCTACGGGCCGACCTGGTCGAGATCGTGGCGCGCACGGCCGCCGTCCCGGGCGTCGGCGATCTCGCGATGACGACCAACGCCGTGCTGCTCGCCGAGCTGGCGGCGCCGCTCGCGGCGGCGGGGCTCCGCCGGGTCAACGTACACCTCGACGCGCTCGATCCCGAGCGACTGACGCGCGTGATGCGCTGGGGCCGCTTCGCCGACGTCTGGCGCGGCATCGAGGCGGCCGAGGCCGCCGGGCTGCGCCCCATGAAGCTGAACACCGTCGTCGTCCGCGGCTTCAACGAAGACGACGTCGTGCCGCTCGCGACGCTGACGCGCACGCGCGACTGGCACGTCCGCTTCATCGAGACCATGCCCCTCGGGGGCGACGAGCCGTCGCGCCTGGCGCGCACGCACCTCGTCCCGAGCGCGACGGTACGCGCGCGCATCATCGCGGCGCTCGGCCCGCTGGAGCCCCTGCCCACCCGGCACCCCAGCGACGAGTCGCGCAACTACCGGCTCGCCGGCGCGCCCGGCGTCGTCGGCTTCATCAGCCCGGTCAGCGAGCCGTACTGCGGCAGCTGCAACCGCATGCGGCTCACCGCCGAAGGCCGCTTCCACCTCTGCCTCCTCAACGACGACGCCCTCGACGTGCGTGCCGCGCTCCGCGCCGGCGCGGACGACGAGGCGATCGGCCGTATCCTGCTCACCGCCGTCGCCGGCAAGCCCACCGGCCATCGGCTCGACCTCGGCCGCTCCACCGCGGAGCGCCAGATGTTCCAGATCGGGGGATGAATCGCGCATGACGATCGCAGGTCTCGACGACGCCACCGCCGCGCTGTCCGGTGCGGTGCTCGGACCGCGCGAGCTCGAGGCCGCGCTC
The genomic region above belongs to bacterium and contains:
- the moaA gene encoding GTP 3',8-cyclase MoaA, producing MPRDGFDREIDYLRISLTDRCNLRCVYCMPLGPLRFLPPGELLTAAEIEAVVRAAVAVGFRKFRFTGGEPTLRADLVEIVARTAAVPGVGDLAMTTNAVLLAELAAPLAAAGLRRVNVHLDALDPERLTRVMRWGRFADVWRGIEAAEAAGLRPMKLNTVVVRGFNEDDVVPLATLTRTRDWHVRFIETMPLGGDEPSRLARTHLVPSATVRARIIAALGPLEPLPTRHPSDESRNYRLAGAPGVVGFISPVSEPYCGSCNRMRLTAEGRFHLCLLNDDALDVRAALRAGADDEAIGRILLTAVAGKPTGHRLDLGRSTAERQMFQIGG